The following nucleotide sequence is from Streptomyces sp. NBC_00237.
CGTAGCTGTGCGCGAAGTCGACCAGCAGGTCGCCGAAGCTCTCCTCGTCGGCGGCGATCGCCGCGTCGATGGCCCGTTCCGTGGAGAACGGGACCAGCGAGTGCCCGCTCTCGTCGTCGGCAGCCGCGTGCATCGTGGCGGTGGCCCGGCCGAGGTCGGCGACGACGGCCGCGATCTCGTCGGGCTCGTCGATGTCCGACCAGTCCAGGTCGACCGCGTACGGCGACACCTCGGCGACGAGCTGCCCCTGCCCGTCCAGTTCGGTCCAGCCCAGCCACGGGTCGGCGTTCACCTGGAGGGCGCGCTGTGAGATGACCGTGCGGTGGCCCTCGTGCTGGAAGTAGTCGCGGACGGCGGCGTCGGTGACGTGCCGGGAGACCGCCGGGGTCTGGCCCTGCTTCATGTAGATGATCACGTCGTTCTCGAGGGCGTCGCTGTTGCCTTCGAGGAGGATGTTGTACGAGGGCAGGCCCGCGGAGCCGATGCCGATGCCCCGGCGGCCGACGACGTCCTTCACGCGGTACGAGTCCGGGCGGGTCAGCGACGACTCCGGGAGGGTCTCCAGGTAGCCGTCGAAGGCGGCCAGCACCTTGTAGCGGGTGGCCGCGTCCAGGTCGATCGAGCCGCCGCCCGAGGAGAAGCGGCGCTCGAAGTCGCGGATCTCCGTCATCGAGTCGAGGAGCGAGAACCGGGTCAGCGAGCGGGCGTCGCGCAGGGCGTCCAGCAGCGGGCCCTGGGCGGTGTCCAGGGTGAAGGGCGGCACCTCGTCGTTCTTCGCGCCCGTGGCGAGCTGGTGGATGCGCTCGCGGTAGGCGGCGGCGTACACCCGGACCAGGTCGCCGATCTGCTCGTCGCCGAGCGCCTTCTGGTAGCCGATGAGGGCGACGGAGGCGGCGAAGCGCTTGAGGTCCCAGGTGAAGGGGCCGACGTACGCCTCGTCGAAGTCGTTGACGTTGAAGATCAGGCGGCCTTCGGCGTCCATGTACGTGCCGAAGTTCTCGGCGTGCAGGTCGCCGTGGATCCACACCCGGGAGGTGCGCTCGTCCAGGTAGGGGCCCGCGTGCTGCTCGCGCTCCTGGTCGGCGTAGAACAGGCCCGCGGCCCCCCGGTAGAAGGCGAAGGCGGAGGCGGCCATCTTGCGGAACTTGACCCGGAAGGCCGCCGGGTCGGCGGCCAGCAACTGGCCGAAGGCGGTGTCGAACACGGCGAGGATCTCCTCGCCGCGCTGGGTGGCTTCTGTCTGCGGAACCGACATCGCCGGGGCCTCCTGGTGCGGGCGTTCACGTGCTTGCGGGGACTGGTCGGACGGGCACAGGGGGCACCTGTCGTTCCGTCCAACGCACGACCGTACCCCTGAGTGCCCGGGGGGTCCGGCGGACTGCCGAACCGGGGGTTGTGTCAGTGGGTGGAAGTAGACTCGGCTCTCGTTCGCCACCCCTGTCACCGACCCGCTGCCGGAGGCCCCCGCCGTGACCAAGCCGCCCTTTACGCACCTCCACGTCCACACCCAGTACTCGATGCTGGACGGTGCCGCGCGGCTCAAGGACATGTTCGACGCGTGCAATGAAATGGGCATGTCGCACATCGCGATGTCCGACCACGGCAACCTGCACGGGGCGTACGACTTCT
It contains:
- a CDS encoding DUF2252 domain-containing protein, coding for MSVPQTEATQRGEEILAVFDTAFGQLLAADPAAFRVKFRKMAASAFAFYRGAAGLFYADQEREQHAGPYLDERTSRVWIHGDLHAENFGTYMDAEGRLIFNVNDFDEAYVGPFTWDLKRFAASVALIGYQKALGDEQIGDLVRVYAAAYRERIHQLATGAKNDEVPPFTLDTAQGPLLDALRDARSLTRFSLLDSMTEIRDFERRFSSGGGSIDLDAATRYKVLAAFDGYLETLPESSLTRPDSYRVKDVVGRRGIGIGSAGLPSYNILLEGNSDALENDVIIYMKQGQTPAVSRHVTDAAVRDYFQHEGHRTVISQRALQVNADPWLGWTELDGQGQLVAEVSPYAVDLDWSDIDEPDEIAAVVADLGRATATMHAAADDESGHSLVPFSTERAIDAAIAADEESFGDLLVDFAHSYGARARADHQIFVDLFRNGRITGL